In Monomorium pharaonis isolate MP-MQ-018 chromosome 3, ASM1337386v2, whole genome shotgun sequence, a genomic segment contains:
- the LOC105828480 gene encoding decaprenyl-diphosphate synthase subunit 2, which yields MSANIVMFRIWKCNSFMTTVAWKSHKTFQVQRTVCISVRDRFYFSNVNHAENKLAVSQKTDWNKTMSEAEKIVGYPTSFLSLRWLLSDEIANVALHLRKLVGSNHPVLKTAKTIICNGPNTQAFGLILLLISKAAGHLNAKPIEEDKAAGVLHSQRALAEITEMIRTSNLIHRGLVNLNTTYTGSLDPSELNNITFGNKIALLCGDYLLSTSCTEMAALKNQDLLLLISAAVRDLCQAEFVARRDNQNFPIPSIPPEDRTGYALKEWTLLNTYGAGSLLGKGCQSTLKIAGHSKEIEEKGYEFGKHLALAWQASLDLGLCINKDKEILQNLCAAPIMFHVEHDPSILVELDKGLESVENVDYLKVLDIVAAGPGIGLTKELVKEHSQKAMELLSVFKENDARKALSNIIVAIGDF from the exons ATGTCTGCAAACATAGTCATGTTCAGGATTTGGAAATGCAACAGTTTTATGACTACAGTTGCATGGAAGTCACATAAGACCTTCCAAGTCCAGAGAACAGTCTGTATTTCTGTACGAGACAGATTCTACTTTAGTAATGTTAATCATGCTGAGAACAAGTTAGCAGTGAGCCAAAAGACAGACTGGAATAAAACAATGTCAGAGGCAGAGAAGATCGTTGGATATCCAACatcttttttaagtttaagatGGCTGTTAAGCGATGAAATTGCCAATGTCGCATTGCACCTGAGGAAGCTGGTTGGATCAAATCATCCTGTATTGAAAACAGCCAA AACCATTATTTGTAATGGACCTAACACTCAAGCATTTGGTCTCATTTTGTTGTTAATCTCCAAAGCTGCCGGCCATTTAAATGCAAAACCAATAGAAGAGGATAAAGCTGCAGGCGTTTTACACAG tcAAAGAGCATTGGCGGAAATTACAGAGATGATACGCACTAGCAATTTGATACATAGAGGGTTGGTAAATCTAAATACAACATATACAGGGTCTCTGGACCCTTCAGAATTGAACAATATAACTTTTGGTAATAAAATAGCATTACTGTGTGGTGATTACTTGCTGAGCACTAGTTGCACTGAAATGGCGGCTCTTAAAAATCAGGAT cttttgttattaatatcgGCTGCAGTAAGAGATTTATGTCAAGCAGAATTTGTAGCACGCAGGGACAATCAAAATTTTCCCATACCGTCGATACCACCTGAGGATCGTACGGGCTATGCACTGAAGGAATGGACGCTTTTAAATACTTATGGTGCTGGATCGTTGCTTGGAAAAGGCTGTCaaagtacattaaaaatagCTGGCCATAGCAAAGAAATAGAGGAGAAAGGTTATGAGTTTGGGAAACACTTGGCTTTAGCTTGGCag GCTTCCTTGGACTTGGGTTTATGCatcaataaagataaagaaattttacaaaatttgtgtGCAGCTCCAATTATGTTTCATGTTGAACACGACCCATCAATATTAGTGGAACTCGATAAAGGATTAGAATCTGTTGAAAACGTCGACTATTTaaag gtGCTCGATATTGTCGCAGCTGGTCCAGGTATTGGATTAACTAAAGAGCTCGTAAAGGAACACTCGCAAAAAGCAATGGAACTTTTAAGTGTATTTAAGGAAAATGATGCTAGAAAAGCATTATCCAATATTATTGTTGCCATAGGTGACttttaa
- the LOC105828476 gene encoding nudC domain-containing protein 1: protein MTDIIELRPDKSLTNSSFEKYQFSNETILIISENKLCNYVYRLEPNQNQESWLEARLFAFHNHLFNNVHDMSCWFIDETSAVWRLDKDGSLDQVYKLHTDGCLSNIIYNPSIGFTSNNIVVISNGDKNLHILIGYTGENKKVFLITLEEPGIIMNVQYVAKSSRIILTMCAIAVGVNQKKYTQLILLSYHLYTENEITKVNNVDKQILKVQGSVDYVYVEENGNYLHSICQDNIGFENENVQEKESVTEQSSVASNSQIKIPKYYWSQDEESVTVWIKVPKQHSDKRPKINVKPLELSVTIDNEILIQGQCQHRLEENMATWRHKEDTLQIDLSKYESGLMWNELIKGDTGGECLPNEVLAAEIHARLAHLCTDQQTNSVGEDQPCVGFNTEELEECDLEGKDNFLQRINLLTQMTTHLSRLGSNNHVLFTYKRKQGQMVCLRYDHDACVWEMGNGNGNTHWNLKHIHSFPGFGYVEASKTNKKFCVSPIDGSYIAIVEHTRHVFVYERPDVRAGSAKQRIVDLNCEASPIMGVVATNKFLIVLSKDKLYRLQVHM, encoded by the exons ATGACGGATATAATCGAGTTACGCCCTGATAAAAGTTTGACAAACTCGTCTTTTGAGAAGTATCAATTTTCCAATGAGACCATTCTTATAATTTCCGAAAACAAACTATGTAATT ATGTATATAGATTGGAGCCAAATCAAAATCAAGAATCCTGGCTGGAAGCAAGGCTCTTCGCTTTtcataatcatttatttaacaatgtgCACGACATGTCGTGCTGGTTTATCGACGAGACTTCAGCTGTCTGGCGTCTAGATAAGGATGGTTCCTTAGAtcaagtatataaattacatacagATGGGTGCTTGTcgaacataatttataatccatCAATTGGATTTACCTCAAATAATATTGTGGTAATTTCTAATGGTGATAAAAACCTGCACATATTGATAGGCTATAcaggagaaaataaaaaagtcttTTTAATAACTCTTGAGGAGCCTGGAATTATTATGAATGTTCAATATGTGGCAAAAAGctcaagaattattttaaccaTGTGTGCCATTGCTGTAGGTGTGAATCAAAAGAAGTATACACAGCTCATATTACTGTCGTATCACTTGTATacagaaaatgaaataacaaaagttaataatgtAGATAAACAGATATTGAAGGTACAAGGCAGCGTAGACTATGTTTATGTGGAAGAAAATGGAAACTATTTGCATTCTATTTGTCAAGATAACATTGGTTTCGAGAATGAGAACGTGCAAGAGAAAGAGTCTGTAACAGAACAATCGAGCGTCGCGTCGAATTCGCAAATAAAGATCCCGAAGTATTATTGGTCCCAGGATGAAGAATCAGTTACTGTTTGGATTAAAGTGCCGAAGCAGCACAGTGATAAACGACCTAAGATAAATGTGAAGCCTTTAGAATTATCTGTCACAATAGATAATGAGATATTAATACAAGGGCAATGCCAACATAGATTAGAGGAGAATATGGCAACTTGGAGGCACAAGGAAGACACTTTGCAAATTGATCTAAGTAAATATGAAAGTGGATTGATGTGGAACGAATTGATCAAAGGTGATACTGGAGGCGAATGTTTACCCAATGAGGTTCTTGCTGCAGAAATTCATGCAag GCTAGCACATTTATGTACAGATCAACAAACTAACAGTGTTGGAGAAGATCAGCCTTGTGTGGGATTCAATACTGAAGAATTAGAAGAGTGCGATTTAGAAGGGAAAGATAACTTTTTGCAAAGGATTAATCTTCTAACACAGATGACTACTCATCTATCTAGATTAGGAAGCAATAATCACGTATTGTTTACGTACAAAAGAAAACAGGGACAAATGGTATGTCTAAGATACGATCATGATGCTTGTGTCTGGGAAATGGGGAATGGAAATGGCAATACCCATTGGAACCTGAAACACATTCACAGTTTTCCTGGATTTGGTTATGTTGAAGCTAGCAAAACTAATAAGAAGTTTTGCGTGTCTCCTATTG ATGGTTCGTATATAGCTATAGTAGAACACACAAGACACGTGTTCGTGTACGAAAGACCTGATGTCAGAGCAGGATCCGCTAAACAGAGAATTGTGGACCTCAACTGCGAAGCTTCCCCCATCATGGGGGTAGTTGCTACGAACAAATTCCTTATTGTACTTTCAAAGGATAAATTATATCGTTTACAAGTTCACATGTGA
- the LOC105828479 gene encoding SET domain-containing protein 4, whose amino-acid sequence MGRTLRKRRQKKRLNFVKSNENTDESLIRLKSWLLSENCMSISYLIPEHFSLSGRGLKTIKRIESNEILIQLPLQMLITTDALMQSDIKTLFLYNTADSFSSQCMLAMFIIYEMHLGIKSKWYFYLQTLPQSFTNPDFCTNREKAMLPGFILHPLHQAHKLQEDFSLLMKAVKYLAVSRNRCPHCNVHLQEIITFAKYKWAYYIVNTRAVYIDAKFCKENIFNIKQPNNLALAPFLDLFNHNVNAAVKVSVVTDDCQNQFYQIVTLKPFDEKMQVFINYGAHNNLKLYIDYGFFIPCNPLDEIKFDILDVQRCFDISKNKLDFIMLNSFHENMSFTRDGLNYNATMTLFILSTNLERDRWKLKIYGEIFNTNERCIINKLGISILNLKKIEYACILSNMKHVKLKSLSFSIAIDLVEEYINILDAALSCMEKVGKGSLFN is encoded by the coding sequence ATGGGGCGAACGTTGAGAAAACGCCGCCAGAAGAAGAGGCTTAATTTCGTAAAATCAAATGAGAACACTGATGAGTCTTTGATACGTTTAAAGTCCTGGCTCCTAAGCGAAAACTGCATGTCGATTTCTTACTTGATACCAGAGCACTTTTCCCTCTCAGGCAGAGggttaaaaacaataaagcgAATAGAAAGTAACGAAATCTTGATTCAATTACCGCTTCAAATGTTGATAACGACGGATGCCTTAATGCAGAGTGACATTAAAACTTTGTTCCTGTATAACACTGCTGACAGTTTCAGTTCCCAGTGTATGCTCGCAATGtttatcatatatgaaatgcaTTTGGGGATAAAGTCCAAGTGGTATTTTTATCTACAAACACTTCCACAGTCTTTCACAAATCCAGATTTTTGTACCAACAGAGAGAAAGCAATGTTACCAGGCTTCATCTTGCATCCTTTACATCAAGCACATAAATTACAAGaagatttttctttgttaatgAAAGCTGTAAAATATCTGGCTGTCAGTAGAAATCGTTGTCCTCATTGCAATGTGCATTTGCAAGAGATAATAACATTCGCGAAGTATAAATGGGCATACTACATTGTCAACACGCGGGCAGTGTACATAGACGCTAAATTCTGcaaggaaaatatatttaatataaaacagcCTAATAATCTGGCTCTTGCACCTTTTTTGGATTTATTTAATCACAACGTGAACGCCGCCGTTAAAGTATCTGTCGTCACAGACGATTGTCAgaatcaattttatcaaattgtaactttaaagccgtttgatgaaaaaatgcaagtatttattaattacggCGCGCATAACAATCTCAAGTTGTACATCGATTACGGATTTTTCATTCCATGTAATCCACTCGATGAAATTAAGTTTGACATCCTTGATGTACAGAGATGTTTTGATATTTCGAAGAATAAGTTAGATTTCATTATGCTCAATAGCTTTCACGAGAATATGTCATTCACTCGCGACGGTCTAAATTATAATGCGACAatgacattatttatattgagtACAAATTTGGAGAGAGATCGTTGGAAGTTAAAGATATATggcgaaatatttaatacaaatgaacgttgtataatcaacaaactaggaataagtattttaaactTGAAGAAAATCGAATATGCGtgtattttaagtaatatgAAGCATGTGAAACTGAAAAGCCTTAGCTTTTCAATCGCGATTGATCTCGTAGaggaatatattaatatcttagaTGCAGCACTCAGTTGTATGGAAAAAGTAGGAAAAggttcattatttaattaa
- the LOC105828475 gene encoding ras-related GTP-binding protein C, whose protein sequence is MDDDDHYQSGYEDHYQSGSFPKDFGYAPFDGETEGSMDPLAGEQKPRILLMGLRRSGKSSIQKVVFHKMSPNETLFLESTNKIIKDDISNSSFVQFQIWDFPGQIDFFDPTFDSDMIFGGCGALVFVIDAQDDYMEALNKLHATVTKANKVNPAIKFEVFIHKVDGLSDDCKMETQRDIHTRANDDLADAGCDQIHLSFHLTSIYDHSIFEAFSKVVQKLIPQLPTLENLLNILISNSAIEKAFLFDVVSKIYIATDSSPVDMQSYELCCDMIDVVIDVSCIYGLREDLEAAAFDNQSSSLIKLNNGTILYLREVNKFLALVCILREDNFDRQGVIDYNFLCFRKAIQQVFELRNKALAATNATNHSSSPVSTNETSNAATVSQTGTIGQNGTVVIAQS, encoded by the exons ATG GATGATGATGATCATTATCAAAGTGGTTATGAAGATCACTATCAAAGTGGTTCTTTCCCAAAGGATTTTGGATATGCACCGTTTGATGGTGAAACTGAGGGATCTATGGATCCACTAGCTGGAGAACAAAAGCCTAGAATACTTTTGATGGGTCTCAGACG TAGTGGCAAATCATCGATACAGAAGGTAGTATTTCACAAGATGTCACCCAACGAGACGCTGTTTTTAGAGAGtacaaataagataattaaagacGATATAAGTAACTCGAGCTTTGTACAATTTCAAATATGGGACTTTCCTGGACAAATCGACTTTTTCGATCCCACTTTCGACAGCGACATGATATTTGGCGGTTGCGGGGCACTGGTATTCGTGATAGATGCACAGGACGATTACATGGAGGCGCTCAATAAACTTCATGCAACAGTCACGAAGGCAAACAAAGTTAATCCAGCGATCAAGTTCGAAGTTTTTATCCATAAAGTAGACGGATTGTCAGACGACTGTAAAATGGAGACTCAAAGAGATATACACACGAGGGCCAACGATGATTTAGCGGACGctg GATGCGATCAGATACACTTGAGTTTTCACTTGACTTCGATATATGACCATAGTATATTTGAAGCATTTAGCAAAGTTGTTCAAAAGTTAATACCACAGCTGCCTACCTTAGAAAATTTACTCAATATACTAATATcg AATTCAGCAATTGAGAAAGCATTCCTATTTGATGTTgtctcaaaaatatatatagcaaCGGATAGCTCACCTGTTGATATGCAAAGTTATGAACTATGTTGTGATATGATTGACGTTGTTATCGATGTTTCGTGCATATACgg ATTGAGAGAGGATTTAGAAGCTGCTGCATTTGACAACCAAAGTTccagtttaattaaattaaataacggcACAATCCTATATTTACGTGaagtgaataaatttttagcatTGGTCTGCATCTTACGCGAGGATAATTTTGACAGACAag GTGTGATAGACTATAACTTCCTTTGTTTCCGCAAGGCGATACAACAAGTATTCGAATTACGAAACAAAGCGTTAGCCGCGACAAATGCGACAAATCACTCATCATCGCCTGTTAGCACGAACGAAACTTCGAATGCCGCCACGGTGTCACAAACTGGTACCATTGGACAAAACGGTACCGTTGTAATCGCGCAGAGTTAA